In one Bacteroidales bacterium genomic region, the following are encoded:
- a CDS encoding creatininase family protein: MSNESRPYILAESHWKEVRAQHYEVAVLPWGALEAHNYHLPYNTDNTETEAIAAESAKTAWEKGAKVIVLPNVPYGVNTGQKDIKLTMNLNPSTQAAILEDIVQNLQNSGIRKLLIINGHGGNDFKPMIRELGTKYPDIFIGVCQWFQSVDKNQLFEKQGDHADEMETSLMLHLTPELVLPLNEAGDGTAKKFKVSAFNESWAWTERQWSKVSDDTGIGYPKKATKEKGAQYYQQVTEKISQLMIELAETDVEDMYE, translated from the coding sequence ATGAGCAACGAATCAAGACCTTACATTCTTGCAGAAAGCCATTGGAAAGAAGTCAGGGCACAGCACTATGAAGTGGCTGTTCTTCCCTGGGGAGCCCTGGAAGCCCACAATTATCATCTGCCTTACAATACGGACAACACAGAAACAGAGGCCATTGCAGCAGAATCGGCAAAAACGGCCTGGGAGAAGGGAGCCAAGGTCATTGTGCTGCCCAATGTACCTTACGGGGTCAATACAGGACAAAAAGACATCAAACTGACCATGAATCTGAACCCCAGTACCCAGGCAGCCATATTGGAAGATATTGTTCAAAATCTGCAAAACAGCGGTATTCGCAAACTGCTCATTATTAACGGACATGGTGGAAACGATTTCAAGCCAATGATCCGGGAACTGGGGACAAAGTATCCGGATATTTTTATTGGGGTATGTCAATGGTTCCAGTCGGTGGACAAAAATCAACTATTTGAAAAACAAGGCGACCATGCCGATGAGATGGAGACCAGCCTGATGCTCCATCTGACCCCGGAGTTGGTTCTTCCTTTGAACGAAGCCGGAGACGGAACAGCCAAAAAATTTAAGGTATCGGCATTCAATGAAAGCTGGGCATGGACAGAAAGGCAATGGTCAAAAGTATCGGATGACACGGGAATCGGTTATCCCAAAAAAGCCACTAAAGAAAAGGGAGCCCAATACTATCAGCAGGTCACTGAAAAAATCAGCCAATTGATGATCGAACTGGCGGAAACGGATGTGGAGGATATGTATGAATAA